In the Brassica napus cultivar Da-Ae chromosome A7, Da-Ae, whole genome shotgun sequence genome, one interval contains:
- the LOC106354991 gene encoding uncharacterized mitochondrial protein AtMg00810-like, protein MSDLGQLTYYLGIEVHQYKGGIMLTQARYARNILEEVGLSACKLSHVPMELNVNLSKAPDERNIDEGEFKRGIGCLRYLLHTRPDLSFSVGVLSRYMQEPKESHRAALKQVLRHLHGTCDLGLVFSGGGIADLVGYSDSSHNVDNDDGKSTLEARDCCSTSCEAEFMAETKAAKQAIWLQELLAEVVGKDCQKNEQVEVEHVPGTEQKADILTKPLGRIKFNEMRSLIRVQDVSEEEFKLKGENVRISLK, encoded by the exons ATGAGTGATCTCGGGCAGTTAACCTATTATCTGGGAATAGAAGTACATCAGTATAAAGGAGGAATTATGCTGACACAGGCGAGGTATGCACGAAATATACTTGAAGAGGTCGGGTTAAGCGCTTGCAAACTATCACATGTGCCGATGGAATTGAATGTGAATCTGTCAAAAGCACCCGATGAACGAAATATTGATGAAGGCGAGTTTAAGAGAGGAATTGGGTGTCTACGTTATTTACTACATACGCGGCCTGACCTATCATTCAGTGTGGGAGTACTTAGTAGATATATGCAGGAGCCCAAAGAGTCACACCGCGCGGCACTGAAGCAAGTCCTAAGGCATTTACATGGAACATGTGATCTTGGTCTTGTGTTTTCCGGTGGAGGAATTGCGGATTTGGTGGGTTATAGTGATAGCTCACACAATGTTGATAATGATGATGGCAAGAGCACGCTGG AAGCAAGAGATTGTTGCTCTACATCCTGTGAGGCTGAATTTATGGCAGAAACTAAGGCTGCTAAACAGGCTATTTGGCTCCAAGAACTCCTGGCTGAAGTCGTTGGAAAGGATTGCCAGAAG AACGAGCAAGTTGAAGTTGAACATGTTCCTGGGACCGAACAGAAGGCCGATATACTAACCAAGCCTCTCGGAAGAATCAAATTCAACGAAATGAGAAGTCTTATTAGAGTTCAAGATGTGAGTGAAGAAGagttcaagcttaagggggagaatgttagGATAAGCTTGAAGTGA
- the LOC106356167 gene encoding GATA transcription factor 20-like, producing MMGYQTNPNFSMFFSLENNDQNNQDYNSYNSLSSSTSVDCTLSLGTPSTRLDDHRRYSSVSSNMSGDYFYHGGSAKTTSYKKGGGDHNLPRRCASCDTTSTPLWRNGPKGPKSLCNACGIRFKKEERRAAARNSITSVGGSSAAEIPAGGNYYNHHHHYPSSSPSWAHQNTQRVQYFSPAPEMEYPFVDDATAASFLSWN from the exons ATGATGGGATACCaaacaaaccctaatttctccaTGTTTTTTTCCTTGGAAAATAACGACCAAAACAATCAAGATTATAATTCTTATAACAGTCTCTCTTCATCAACTTCTGTTGATTGCACTCTTTCACTTGGAACACCGTCCACTCGTCTAGACGACCACCGCAGATATTCTTCCGTTAGTTCTAACATGTCCGGTGATTACTTCTATCACGGAGGAAGCGCTAAAACGACGTCGTACAAGAAGGGCGGCGGTGATCACAACTTACCTCGCCGTTGTGCTAGCTGCGACACAACTTCTACTCCTTTATGGAGAAACGGACCAAAAGGACCCAAg TCGTTATGCAATGCGTGTGGAATCCGATTCAAGAAGGAAGAGAGGCGTGCAGCCGCCAGAAACTCAATAACCTCCGTTGGTGGTTCATCGGCTGCGGAAATTCCGGCTGGTGGAAACtattacaatcatcatcatcactatcCTTCGTCGTCGCCGTCGTGGGCTCATCAGAACACACAAAGAGTTCAGTACTTCTCGCCGGCGCCGGAGATGGAATATCCGTTCGTTGATGACGCCACGGCTGCCTCCTTTCTGTCCTGGAACTGA
- the LOC106356168 gene encoding late embryogenesis abundant protein At3g53040-like, translated as MMERRRTALALLLVVVVLTWQKGTMAKDAKSAAEMAKKMATETVSWAGWVSDRITTGLGIKKKEPESAAQRTKNYAYKAAQYIKDSAYGMAGDAKDMAYEKASNAKEMASEKTGYVKDMAYEQAGHAKDYAYDKAGNAKDMAYEKAGHTKDYAYDKTDNAKQGAYDKAGIAKDIAYEQAGHAKDFAYDKAGNAKNMAYEKAGHAKDYAYEKAGDVKEVAYDKASNAKDMAYEKVDNVIDMTYDKVGSAYSSAKDMAYDNAGNSKDMAYDKAGNAKDMAYEKAENVKDMTYDKVGSAYGNAKDMAYDKAGNVKDMAYEKAGNVKDMTYDKVGSAYGSAKDMAYEKAGDAKDMVYDKVGAAYGSAEKAKDYGYEKTGDVIRMATDKSSEAYEGAKERSNSAKDMVADKGEGAVKYGRDKATEAMDESVEYIKEKSHKAKDGAAKGFGETMDKVKETSKHAYETAKEKASHVAEEIRERYVEL; from the exons ATGATGGAAAGAAGAAGAACGGCTTTGGCACTGCTGCTGGTAGTGGTGGTTCTGACGTGGCAGAAGGGAACGATGGCGAAGGACGCAAAAAGCGCCGCCGAAATGGCAAAGAAAATGGCAACAGAGACTGTTTCATGGGCCGGTTGGGTCTCTGACAGAATAACCAC tGGACTTggtataaaaaaaaaggaaccagAAAGTGCCGCCCAACGCACAAAAAACTACGCTTACAAGGCCGCACAATACATCAAAGACTCAGCGTATGGCATGGCTGGTGATGCAAAGGATATGGCTTATGAAAAGGCAAGCAATGCAAAAGAAATGGCCTCCGAGAAAACTGGCTATGTAAAGGACATGGCTTACGAGCAGGCTGGACATGCGAAGGATTATGCTTATGATAAGGCAGGCAACGCGAAGGACATGGCGTACGAGAAGGCGGGACACACGAAGGATTATGCCTATGATAAGACTGATAATGCAAAACAAGGGGCCtatgataaggcagggattgcGAAAGACATAGCTTACGAACAGGCTGGACATGCGAAGGATTTTGCTTATGATAAGGCAGGGAATGCAAAGAACATGGCCTATGAGAAGGCCGGACACGCTAAGGATTATGCCTATGAAAAGGCTGGTGATGTAAAAGAAGTGGCATATGATAAGGCGAGCAATGCAAAGGACATGGCATATGAAAAGGTGGACAATGTGATAGACATGACGTATGACAAGGTGGGATCTGCTTACAGCAGTGCCAAGGACATGGCATATGATAATGCGGGAAATTCAAAGGACATGGCCTATGATAAAGCGGGTAATGCCAAGGACATGGCATACGAGAAGGCGGAAAATGTCAAAGACATGACATATGACAAGGTTGGATCTGCTTACGGCAATGCCAAGGACATGGCCTATGATAAGGCGGGTAACGTGAAGGACATGGCATATGAGAAGGCGGGAAATGTGAAAGACATGACGTATGACAAGGTGGGATCTGCTTACGGCAGTGCCAAGGACATGGCATATGAGAAGGCGGGTGATGCGAAAGACATGGTGTATGACAAGGTGGGAGCTGCTTACGGCAGTGCTGAGAAAGCAAAGGATTACGGGTATGAAAAGACCGGCGATGTGATCAGGATGGCCACAGACAAGAGCAGTGAAGCCTATGAAGGAGCTAAAGAGAGGTCAAATAGTGCCAAAGACATGGTAGCTGATAAAGGGGAAGGTGCAGTAAAGTATGGTAGAGACAAAGCAACGGAAGCAATGGATGAATCTGTTGAgtatattaaagaaaaatcaCACAAAGCTAAAGATGGAGCGGCCAAAGGGTTCGGAGAAACCATGGACAAGGTCAAGGAAACATCGAAACACGCATATGAAACCGCAAAAGAAAAGGCTTCTCATGTTGCCGAAGAGATTAGGGAGCGTTATGTTGAGCTCTAA